One Nicotiana sylvestris chromosome 12, ASM39365v2, whole genome shotgun sequence genomic window carries:
- the LOC138883004 gene encoding uncharacterized protein gives MRDDSDKWDWHPQCDGAFSGTERTCVFEERVSSEPVVLGVSDSRTIVPSSEYVLPKAYDRLRSQMLRQGARLRKVLDEGESLRLLSKKKELQKNTEAMEYLKGDIDRVRNACGELRAQVRAQALEETCTLAKVPDFESQLRLAQDNAIVQADMIGKLKSDLSNIRDEIIGALAEAALSRTKANQEMAIHMKDTADAQDELKRALDREKRIEGYVRCRSRREVLEEIGSRGFVLSEELAWARVDERDTRSLLANVAESESDKM, from the exons ATGAGGGACGATAGCGATAAATGGGATTGGCACCCgcagtgtgatggagcttttagtggcaCTGAACGGACCTGTGTCTTCGAGGAGAGGGTGTCATCCGAGCCTGTTGTTCTCGGGGTATCTGATTCTCGTACGATAGTTCCTTCGAGTGAATATGTTTTGCCCAAG GCCTATGATAGGCTCAGGTCTCAGATGCTTCGTCAAGGAGCTAGGCTTCGAAAAGTTCTGGACGagggcgagtcccttaggctccttagcaagaagaaggag CTACAGAAAAATACGGAGGCCAtggagtacctcaagggcgaCATCGACCGCGTCAGAAATGCTTGtggtgagctaagggctcaagtgCGAGCTCAAGCTCTAGAGGAGACATGCACTTTGGCCAAGGTCCCTGACTTTGAATCCCAACTCCGCTTAGCCCAAGACAATGCtatagttcaagcggatatgatagGGAAACTCAAGTCTGATCTCTCGAATATCAGGGATGAGATAATCGGTGCCCTGGCTGAAGCGGCATTAAGCCGAACCAAGGCtaatcaggagatggcgattcatatGAAGGACACTGCTGATGCCCAAGATGAGCTGAAGCGGGCCCTCGAtcgggagaagaggatcgagggaTACGTTCGTTGTAggtcccgaagagaggtactcgaagAGATCGGCTctaggggcttcgttctctctgAGGAATTGGCTTGGGCAAGGGTGGATGAGCGTGACACTCGGTCACTTCTTGCTAACGTCGCGGAGAGTGAATCTGATAAGATGTAG